In the Acropora muricata isolate sample 2 chromosome 10, ASM3666990v1, whole genome shotgun sequence genome, one interval contains:
- the LOC136888427 gene encoding kelch-like protein 12 isoform X1, with translation MVVQSEILFSKCAQFREQGEFIDVRLKVGEDEFAAHRIVLAANSDYFLAMFAHGMKESNQEVIELKDENISVAAMKIVMGSMYSGEINVNDENVLEVLTAADHLQIASVVEQCCQYLTQLRFDVQTYCRVIMLADRHSLKDLKEAMERKMASMYKEICEKEEFFTDMNADVLSALLCRDDLSVPSENFVFKSVMQWIKYRKEERLDVAAKVIGAVRLVLVDIKDVIEDLDTEEMQPFEQFRVHIGERETKINDFGTCCHSSQK, from the exons ATGGTCGTCCAATCTGAGATTCTCTTTTCCAAGTGTGCTCAGTTCCGTGAGCAAGGTGAATTCATCGATGTTCGTTTAAAAGTTGGAGAGGACGAGTTTGCGGCTCATCGCATTGTACTTGCTGCAAATAGCGATTATTTCCTCGCCATGTTTGCACACGGAATGAAAGAATCTAACCAGGAAGTGATCGAGCTCAAAGACGAAAATATTTCTGTTGCTGCTATGAAGATAGTGATGGGTTCCATGTACAGTGGAGAGATCAATGTGAATGACGAAAATGTTTTGGAAGTATTGACTGCTGCAGATCATCTTCAAATTGCAAGTGTTGTGGAACAATGCTGCCAATACCTTACCCAGCTGAGGTTTGATGTGCAGACATACTGCCGCGTTATCATGTTGGCTGATCGGCACAGTTTAAAGGACTTAAAAGAGGCTATGGAAAGGAAAATGGCATCAATGTACAAGGAAATTTGTGAAAAGGAAGAGTTTTTTACGGACATGAATGCCGATGTATTATCAGCTCTTCTCTGTCGAGATGACCTCAGTGTTCCATCGGAGAACTTTGTCTTCAAATCGGTGATGCAGTGGATCAAGTACAGGAAGGAAGAAAGGTTGGATGTGGCAGCTAAAGTTATCGGAGCTGTTCGTTTGGTACTGGTAGACATCAAAGATGTGATCGAAGACCTCGATACTGAGGAAATGCAG CCCTTTGAGCAGTTCCGCGTTCACATTGGAGAAAGGGAAACCAAGATCAACGACTTCG
- the LOC136888427 gene encoding kelch-like protein 12 isoform X2 — translation MVVQSEILFSKCAQFREQGEFIDVRLKVGEDEFAAHRIVLAANSDYFLAMFAHGMKESNQEVIELKDENISVAAMKIVMGSMYSGEINVNDENVLEVLTAADHLQIASVVEQCCQYLTQLRFDVQTYCRVIMLADRHSLKDLKEAMERKMASMYKEICEKEEFFTDMNADVLSALLCRDDLSVPSENFVFKSVMQWIKYRKEERLDVAAKVIGAVRLVLVDIKDVIEDLDTEEMQPFEQFRVHIGERETKINDFAQE, via the exons ATGGTCGTCCAATCTGAGATTCTCTTTTCCAAGTGTGCTCAGTTCCGTGAGCAAGGTGAATTCATCGATGTTCGTTTAAAAGTTGGAGAGGACGAGTTTGCGGCTCATCGCATTGTACTTGCTGCAAATAGCGATTATTTCCTCGCCATGTTTGCACACGGAATGAAAGAATCTAACCAGGAAGTGATCGAGCTCAAAGACGAAAATATTTCTGTTGCTGCTATGAAGATAGTGATGGGTTCCATGTACAGTGGAGAGATCAATGTGAATGACGAAAATGTTTTGGAAGTATTGACTGCTGCAGATCATCTTCAAATTGCAAGTGTTGTGGAACAATGCTGCCAATACCTTACCCAGCTGAGGTTTGATGTGCAGACATACTGCCGCGTTATCATGTTGGCTGATCGGCACAGTTTAAAGGACTTAAAAGAGGCTATGGAAAGGAAAATGGCATCAATGTACAAGGAAATTTGTGAAAAGGAAGAGTTTTTTACGGACATGAATGCCGATGTATTATCAGCTCTTCTCTGTCGAGATGACCTCAGTGTTCCATCGGAGAACTTTGTCTTCAAATCGGTGATGCAGTGGATCAAGTACAGGAAGGAAGAAAGGTTGGATGTGGCAGCTAAAGTTATCGGAGCTGTTCGTTTGGTACTGGTAGACATCAAAGATGTGATCGAAGACCTCGATACTGAGGAAATGCAG CCCTTTGAGCAGTTCCGCGTTCACATTGGAGAAAGGGAAACCAAGATCAACGACTTCG